The following proteins come from a genomic window of Leptospira barantonii:
- a CDS encoding TonB-dependent receptor plug domain-containing protein, translating to MKLIRNILIILLAAPASELFAEVSFRARVYSRNKNSGEANITVRLSETKKFYQTDSEGYFEAIVPSEGTYTFRILRDTGMQEIRQEIGDTSETVVLYTDKSTASSGISKGGINVTGEREKQTMSRTKLRFEEIKRMPGTFGEPLRSIETIPGVVPVSAFGGGASNYVFRGADPNTNLYLYDDLPILYPFHFDGLTATINGNLIKSMDVYTGVLPANFNNALGGVIEIESPDKVERSQGNFLTSLWAASANYQTTFAGGKGYVLGAVKVGYIDKTFETLGNLSGGSLLPDGVRLPRYTDSQVKMVYNFNDHHQISFYSLTAKDDFAINPPAKAQNDPTKDPFAAFAGGSFSSGQGYRTQAFRYIWRPTEKFSNRITFISYDPFADYNVSLGSVKGKQRGSGAYNGIRQDAYWDPNKHFTLEFGSEVRFLNYKTTGTTIQQTDPNNPDPNPYDTATPDFRTVPDTNRVQSKYYNAYTTMKIKFGGLLIEPGARYDYIPYIKNGALGPKTQVSYKFEGIGKGTTVFGGGGEHYNFPLTTQFSEQSGNPHLKFQKAFKYGGGIDQQVTSDWQVKGEVFKQEFSNLIVDDPYITSFIGTNPDQYGKITQPYVLNKPLNYSNNGNGHSRGYELLIRKTAAPGTRDWFGWISYTWSQTFRNSNIYKPDAIMDAVGTGPEQRLIAQSYHNSKETLYAYDRTHIINMVFGWRFSQDWQFGARWSYLTSTPITPIVGDDGGRFSNPANNQTIWVPVSANNPYLADYTNTKRLADYHRLDIRIDRFLNYEWGYVNTFFEVINVYMRQNVSGQDFDVTRPFSATNPKPSQTFGTLTLPGGTVIPFFNVGIEVKF from the coding sequence ATGAAACTTATTAGAAACATACTGATCATTCTTCTCGCCGCTCCTGCTTCGGAATTATTCGCGGAAGTTTCTTTCCGCGCTCGGGTTTATTCCCGGAATAAGAATTCGGGAGAAGCCAACATCACGGTGCGACTTTCCGAAACCAAAAAATTCTATCAAACGGATTCGGAAGGTTATTTTGAAGCGATCGTTCCTTCCGAAGGAACTTATACGTTTCGGATTTTGAGAGATACCGGAATGCAGGAAATCCGTCAGGAAATCGGAGACACTTCGGAGACGGTCGTTCTTTATACGGACAAGTCCACCGCTTCGAGCGGAATTTCCAAAGGTGGAATCAACGTCACCGGCGAACGGGAAAAACAAACGATGTCCCGTACAAAACTTCGTTTCGAAGAAATCAAACGGATGCCGGGTACTTTCGGCGAACCTCTTCGTTCCATCGAAACGATTCCCGGTGTGGTTCCCGTTTCCGCTTTCGGCGGGGGCGCGAGCAACTACGTATTCCGTGGTGCGGATCCGAACACGAACCTTTATCTTTACGACGATCTTCCGATTTTGTATCCGTTTCACTTCGACGGTTTGACTGCGACGATCAACGGGAACCTGATCAAATCCATGGACGTTTATACGGGAGTTCTTCCCGCGAATTTCAACAACGCACTCGGGGGGGTGATCGAAATCGAATCTCCCGATAAGGTGGAACGTTCTCAGGGAAATTTTTTGACTTCTCTTTGGGCGGCTTCGGCAAACTATCAAACGACGTTCGCGGGTGGAAAAGGTTATGTTCTCGGCGCAGTAAAAGTCGGTTACATCGACAAAACCTTCGAGACGTTAGGCAATCTTTCCGGCGGAAGTTTACTGCCGGACGGAGTGAGACTTCCTCGTTATACGGATTCTCAAGTGAAGATGGTCTATAACTTCAACGATCATCATCAGATTTCGTTTTATTCCTTAACCGCGAAGGACGACTTCGCAATCAATCCTCCGGCAAAAGCCCAGAACGATCCGACTAAGGATCCGTTTGCCGCGTTTGCGGGTGGGAGTTTTTCCTCGGGTCAAGGATATCGTACACAAGCGTTTCGTTATATATGGAGACCGACCGAAAAATTCTCCAATCGAATCACGTTTATCAGTTACGATCCGTTCGCGGATTACAACGTTTCGCTCGGTTCCGTAAAAGGAAAACAACGTGGAAGCGGTGCTTACAACGGGATTCGACAAGACGCGTATTGGGATCCAAACAAACATTTTACGTTGGAATTCGGTTCCGAAGTCCGTTTTCTCAATTACAAAACGACCGGAACTACGATTCAACAAACCGATCCGAACAACCCGGATCCGAACCCGTATGATACGGCTACTCCGGATTTTAGAACCGTTCCCGATACGAACCGCGTTCAAAGTAAGTATTACAACGCTTATACTACGATGAAGATTAAGTTCGGCGGTTTGCTCATCGAGCCGGGCGCGAGATACGATTACATTCCTTATATTAAGAATGGTGCTCTCGGTCCTAAAACTCAAGTTTCCTACAAGTTTGAAGGAATCGGAAAGGGAACAACCGTCTTCGGTGGTGGTGGAGAACACTATAACTTTCCATTGACGACTCAGTTCTCCGAACAAAGCGGAAACCCGCATTTGAAGTTTCAAAAGGCGTTTAAATACGGCGGGGGAATCGATCAACAAGTCACTTCCGATTGGCAAGTTAAGGGAGAAGTTTTTAAACAGGAATTCTCAAACCTGATCGTGGACGATCCTTATATCACGAGTTTTATAGGAACCAATCCGGATCAGTACGGAAAAATCACTCAACCTTACGTTCTCAACAAACCTCTCAACTATTCCAACAACGGAAACGGTCATTCCCGCGGTTACGAATTGTTGATTCGTAAAACCGCGGCTCCGGGCACAAGAGATTGGTTCGGTTGGATCTCCTACACTTGGTCGCAAACATTCAGAAATTCTAATATTTATAAACCGGATGCGATAATGGATGCGGTGGGGACCGGACCGGAACAAAGGCTGATCGCTCAGTCGTATCACAATTCGAAAGAAACCCTTTACGCATACGACCGCACGCATATCATCAACATGGTTTTCGGTTGGAGATTCAGTCAGGATTGGCAGTTCGGCGCGAGATGGTCTTACTTAACTTCGACTCCGATCACTCCGATCGTGGGAGACGACGGTGGTAGATTCTCGAACCCCGCGAACAACCAGACGATTTGGGTTCCGGTTTCCGCAAACAATCCGTATCTTGCGGATTACACAAACACGAAACGACTCGCGGACTATCATCGATTGGATATTCGGATCGACCGATTCCTGAACTACGAATGGGGTTACGTGAACACGTTCTTCGAAGTCATCAACGTATATATGAGGCAGAACGTTTCGGGTCAGGACTTTGACGTTACGCGTCCTTTCTCCGCGACAAACCCGAAACCGAGCCAAACGTTCGGAACCCTTACGCTACCCGGCGGAACCGTAATTCCGTTTTTCAACGTAGGGATCGAGGTGAAGTTCTGA
- a CDS encoding LIC20211 family lipoprotein, translating into MKVSQILFLFFVSLTLFHCATSSAGIATSNVPVADRKYKVIGPVEGHKTWNTFDIAIVGVPLSEPPIDKVVTTMLTEKEADALINIRYWTDKYILLFITINRLHINAEAIKFEDQLNDQNGKKRK; encoded by the coding sequence GTGAAAGTTTCTCAAATTCTCTTTTTATTCTTCGTTTCATTGACGTTGTTTCATTGCGCTACGTCTTCCGCCGGAATTGCGACGAGCAATGTCCCGGTTGCGGATCGCAAATACAAGGTGATCGGTCCCGTGGAAGGTCACAAAACCTGGAATACTTTCGACATCGCAATCGTGGGAGTTCCCCTATCCGAGCCCCCGATCGACAAGGTAGTCACCACGATGTTGACCGAAAAGGAAGCGGACGCTCTGATCAACATTCGTTATTGGACGGACAAATACATTCTTCTTTTCATCACCATCAATAGACTGCATATCAATGCGGAAGCGATCAAATTCGAGGATCAACTCAATGACCAGAACGGTAAAAAAAGAAAATAA
- the meaB gene encoding methylmalonyl Co-A mutase-associated GTPase MeaB — protein MSSGEQSGIPSSGGIRSTGISRKALPSVEEFVKGILSGDRVMLSRAITLVESARSDHKELAEKIIDACLPHSGNSIRIGITGIPGVGKSTFIESFGMNVISQGKKLAVLTIDPSSQISGGSILGDKTRMSELSRNESAFIRPSPSGDSLGGVARKTRETIYLCEAAGFDTIFVETVGVGQSETAVHSMVDLFLLLLIAGAGDELQGIKRGIMEMADLFAVTKADGDNKMRAERTRIETQSAIHFFPSHENGWIPKVLSCSSLSGEGIGEIWKQIQEYEKTVKSGGHFESRRTDQAKYWLEETVSDHLIHDFYTRMKDLYGDMEDKVSRHRISSFQAAEKLIQEYRKRIQQ, from the coding sequence TTGAGCTCCGGAGAACAATCCGGGATTCCTTCCAGCGGAGGAATCCGATCGACTGGAATCTCCAGAAAGGCCTTGCCTTCCGTGGAAGAATTCGTAAAAGGAATTCTTTCCGGAGACAGGGTGATGCTCAGTCGCGCGATCACGTTAGTCGAAAGCGCGCGTTCGGATCACAAAGAACTTGCAGAAAAGATCATAGACGCTTGTCTTCCTCATTCCGGCAATTCGATCCGAATCGGAATCACCGGAATTCCGGGAGTCGGCAAAAGTACGTTCATCGAATCCTTCGGGATGAACGTGATCTCCCAAGGTAAAAAACTCGCGGTGTTGACCATCGATCCTTCGAGTCAGATTTCCGGCGGAAGTATTCTCGGAGATAAAACGAGAATGTCCGAACTTTCCAGAAACGAATCCGCGTTCATTCGTCCTTCTCCTTCCGGAGACTCGTTAGGCGGCGTTGCTCGTAAAACCAGAGAGACGATTTATCTTTGCGAGGCCGCCGGCTTCGATACGATTTTTGTGGAAACAGTCGGCGTCGGACAATCCGAAACCGCGGTTCATTCGATGGTGGATTTGTTTTTGTTGTTACTCATCGCGGGTGCGGGCGATGAACTTCAGGGAATCAAACGGGGAATCATGGAGATGGCGGATCTGTTCGCGGTCACGAAAGCGGACGGAGACAACAAGATGCGCGCCGAAAGAACAAGAATCGAAACACAATCCGCGATTCATTTTTTTCCTTCTCATGAAAACGGATGGATCCCGAAAGTTCTTTCCTGTTCCTCTCTTTCGGGAGAAGGAATCGGAGAAATTTGGAAACAAATCCAAGAATATGAGAAAACCGTAAAGTCCGGCGGGCACTTCGAAAGCAGAAGAACGGATCAAGCCAAGTACTGGCTGGAAGAAACGGTCTCGGATCATTTGATCCACGATTTTTATACGCGTATGAAGGATCTTTACGGAGATATGGAAGATAAAGTTAGCCGTCACCGCATCAGTTCTTTTCAAGCCGCGGAAAAACTCATTCAAGAATACAGAAAACGTATTCAGCAATAG
- the scpA gene encoding methylmalonyl-CoA mutase encodes MKRPSFDPKRYAPQGNGKISKSDWEKSALGDLGLSSIEQALWNTPEKIPVKPVYTAEDIAKMEHLDYAAGIPPYLRGPYSTMYVQQPWTIRQYAGFSTAEESNAFYRRNLAAGQKGLSVAFDLATHRGYDSDHERVVGDVGKAGVAIDSILDMKILFDQIPLDQMSVSMTMNGAVIPVLAFYIVAAEEQGVSADKLSGTIQNDILKEFMVRNTYIYPPSPSMKIIADIFKYTSDFMPKFNSISISGYHMQEAGATADIELAYTLADGLEYLRTGIKAGMDVDTFAPRLSFFWAIGMNHFMEIAKMRAGRLLWAKLVKQFNPKNLKSLALRTHCQTSGWSLTEQDPFNNVARTCIEALAAALGHTQSLHTNALDEAIALPTDFSARIARNTQIFLQEETNIHRVVDPWGGSYYVESLTHSLAHRAWELIEEVEKLGGIAKAIETGIPKMRIEEAAARKQAKIDSGRDVIVGVNQYKAVEEKPLDILDIDNTAVRESQIRRLQELKKNRNSADVTAALDAITKCAGGGEGNLLALAVDAARKRATLGEISYAMEKVFGRYQATIRSISGVYSSEIEDDPDFKRAKTLSDKFATLEGRRPRIMVAKMGQDGHDRGAKVISTSFADMGFDVDIGPLFQTPAEAAKQAVENDVHILGVSSLAAGHKTLVPQVIGELKKLGREDIMVVAGGVIPQQDYDVLYKAGVTGIFGPGTKISKAAADILELLIKDLENSKVNA; translated from the coding sequence ATGAAACGTCCGAGTTTTGACCCAAAACGTTATGCGCCACAGGGTAACGGTAAAATTTCCAAATCCGATTGGGAAAAATCCGCGCTCGGAGATCTGGGTTTAAGTTCCATCGAACAAGCGCTTTGGAATACTCCCGAAAAAATTCCGGTCAAACCGGTTTATACGGCGGAAGACATCGCAAAGATGGAACATCTCGACTACGCGGCCGGAATTCCTCCGTATTTACGCGGACCGTATTCTACGATGTATGTTCAACAACCTTGGACGATTCGTCAGTACGCGGGTTTTTCCACAGCGGAAGAATCGAACGCATTCTATCGTAGAAACTTAGCCGCGGGACAAAAGGGTCTTTCCGTCGCGTTCGACTTAGCGACTCACAGAGGATACGATTCCGATCACGAACGTGTGGTCGGCGACGTCGGTAAGGCCGGGGTTGCGATCGATTCGATCCTCGATATGAAGATTCTTTTTGATCAGATTCCTTTGGATCAAATGTCCGTATCGATGACGATGAACGGCGCGGTGATTCCCGTGCTTGCGTTTTATATCGTCGCCGCGGAAGAACAAGGGGTCAGCGCCGATAAACTTTCGGGAACGATTCAGAACGATATCTTAAAAGAATTTATGGTGCGGAACACATACATCTATCCGCCCTCGCCTTCGATGAAAATCATCGCGGATATTTTCAAATACACTTCGGACTTCATGCCCAAGTTCAACTCGATTTCGATTTCGGGTTACCACATGCAGGAAGCGGGAGCTACAGCCGACATTGAGCTCGCTTATACTCTCGCGGACGGTTTGGAATATCTCAGAACCGGAATCAAAGCGGGAATGGACGTGGATACGTTCGCACCTCGTTTGTCCTTTTTCTGGGCGATCGGTATGAATCACTTTATGGAAATCGCAAAGATGCGCGCAGGCCGTCTTCTCTGGGCGAAACTCGTAAAACAATTCAATCCTAAGAATTTAAAATCACTCGCGCTAAGAACTCACTGCCAAACATCGGGTTGGAGTTTGACCGAACAAGATCCGTTCAACAACGTCGCGCGGACTTGTATCGAAGCGTTAGCCGCGGCTTTGGGTCATACGCAGTCGCTTCACACGAACGCACTCGACGAAGCGATCGCGCTTCCTACCGACTTCTCCGCGAGAATCGCAAGAAACACGCAGATCTTTTTGCAGGAAGAAACGAACATTCATCGTGTAGTCGATCCTTGGGGCGGTTCGTATTACGTAGAATCTTTGACACATTCTCTCGCACATCGCGCTTGGGAACTGATCGAAGAAGTCGAGAAGTTAGGCGGAATCGCAAAGGCGATCGAAACCGGAATTCCTAAGATGAGAATCGAGGAAGCCGCCGCGCGCAAACAAGCCAAGATCGATTCCGGAAGAGACGTGATCGTCGGAGTCAACCAATACAAGGCAGTCGAAGAAAAACCTTTAGACATATTAGATATCGATAATACTGCGGTCCGCGAATCCCAAATCCGCAGATTGCAGGAATTGAAGAAGAATCGAAACAGCGCCGATGTGACCGCGGCTTTGGACGCGATCACAAAATGCGCCGGAGGCGGAGAAGGAAATCTTCTCGCGCTCGCGGTGGACGCGGCTCGCAAGCGCGCGACTCTCGGCGAAATTTCCTACGCTATGGAAAAAGTATTCGGAAGATACCAAGCTACAATCCGTTCGATTTCGGGGGTTTATTCGTCCGAGATCGAAGACGATCCCGATTTCAAAAGGGCGAAAACTCTTTCGGACAAGTTTGCGACTCTGGAAGGACGTCGTCCGAGAATCATGGTCGCCAAGATGGGACAGGACGGACACGACCGAGGTGCGAAGGTGATCTCCACCAGTTTTGCGGATATGGGATTCGACGTCGATATAGGACCTCTGTTTCAAACGCCTGCGGAAGCCGCAAAACAAGCCGTGGAAAACGACGTGCACATTCTCGGGGTTTCGAGTTTGGCCGCGGGTCATAAGACGCTTGTTCCACAAGTCATCGGCGAACTGAAAAAACTCGGAAGAGAAGACATCATGGTCGTTGCGGGCGGGGTGATTCCGCAACAAGACTACGACGTTCTTTACAAGGCGGGAGTTACGGGGATCTTCGGACCGGGAACGAAAATTTCCAAAGCGGCCGCGGACATTCTAGAACTTCTCATCAAAGATTTAGAAAATTCTAAAGTAAACGCCTAA